A genomic region of Chlorobaculum parvum NCIB 8327 contains the following coding sequences:
- a CDS encoding glycosyltransferase produces MIFYQLFILGSLLVFFGIVLKNFIDLGSLPSTTGSETYRPKVSLLVPARNEEMNITACVSSLLAQRYPDFEVIVLDDQSTDATLPALRELAGGAGGSKLRIVEGTELPAGWHGKAWACQQLAGYASGELLLFTDADTRHQPDAVARAVEAMQRSGADMLSLTPAQEVRSFWEKLIVPLVYHILFSYLPIALVSRSPSPAFCYAIGQFMLFRREAYERIGGHRSVCSNLVEDVGLCKAVKRAGGKVAAFNGTDAVWCRMYHGFAEVWSGFSKNLFAGLGNNAAGLFVLIWLVTLLYLAPYGFLLTAVLHGDRSLSLFWLPLAQIAIAVLVRVFIAVRFRQPLWSAMLHAFSQVMLILIALNSFRLTVFGPGPQWKARRYPVSGRADGGVTG; encoded by the coding sequence ATGATTTTTTATCAGCTCTTTATTCTCGGCAGCCTGCTGGTGTTTTTCGGCATCGTGCTGAAGAATTTTATCGATCTTGGCTCTTTGCCATCTACCACGGGGAGTGAAACGTATCGGCCGAAGGTGTCGCTGCTGGTGCCTGCGCGGAACGAGGAGATGAACATCACAGCATGCGTTTCGTCGCTGCTCGCTCAGCGCTATCCGGATTTCGAGGTGATCGTGCTCGATGACCAGTCCACCGACGCCACACTTCCAGCTTTGCGCGAGCTCGCCGGTGGGGCGGGTGGATCGAAATTGCGCATTGTCGAGGGCACTGAGTTGCCTGCGGGCTGGCACGGCAAGGCGTGGGCCTGTCAGCAGCTTGCCGGTTACGCTTCGGGCGAACTGCTGCTTTTTACCGATGCTGACACGCGCCACCAGCCCGATGCTGTCGCTCGGGCAGTCGAGGCTATGCAGAGGAGCGGTGCGGACATGCTTTCGCTCACGCCCGCGCAGGAGGTTCGCAGCTTCTGGGAAAAACTCATCGTGCCGCTGGTCTATCACATCCTTTTCAGCTATTTGCCGATTGCGCTGGTTAGCCGGAGCCCTTCGCCGGCGTTCTGCTACGCTATCGGCCAGTTCATGCTGTTTCGTCGAGAGGCCTACGAGCGGATCGGTGGACATCGCTCTGTGTGCAGCAATCTGGTGGAGGACGTCGGGCTTTGCAAGGCGGTCAAGCGCGCCGGAGGCAAGGTTGCGGCTTTCAATGGCACCGATGCGGTCTGGTGCCGCATGTATCACGGATTTGCAGAGGTCTGGAGCGGTTTTTCCAAGAACCTTTTCGCCGGGCTCGGCAACAACGCCGCCGGACTGTTCGTCCTGATTTGGCTGGTCACGCTGCTCTACCTCGCTCCGTATGGCTTTCTGCTGACGGCAGTGCTGCATGGTGACCGCTCTTTGAGCCTTTTCTGGCTGCCATTGGCACAGATCGCCATTGCCGTGCTGGTGAGGGTGTTCATCGCCGTCAGGTTTCGGCAGCCGTTGTGGTCGGCGATGTTACACGCATTTTCACAGGTGATGCTGATCCTGATTGCGCTTAACTCGTTTCGACTCACTGTTTTCGGGCCCGGGCCTCAATGGAAAGCGCGTCGCTATCCAGTTTCGGGGCGTGCGGATGGTGGCGTAACCGGATAA
- a CDS encoding helix-turn-helix domain-containing protein, which yields MPDENPTQSALEQLARSLRQARLQRDLSVDDIERLVNVRSAHIEKLEAGDFSFLPPLYVYSHLRKYAGELGVASEEQLEACRKELGIPDSRFSTKPAPAEQSAGVGKSLNASGSKRVTVLIVAGTALALALVALAVLLLR from the coding sequence ATGCCGGACGAGAATCCGACTCAAAGTGCGCTTGAGCAGCTTGCCAGGTCACTCCGACAGGCTCGACTTCAGAGGGATCTGTCGGTCGATGACATAGAGCGGCTTGTCAATGTTCGCAGTGCTCATATTGAAAAGCTTGAGGCAGGGGATTTTTCGTTTCTTCCTCCGCTCTACGTGTATTCCCACCTCCGCAAATATGCCGGAGAGCTTGGCGTTGCCAGCGAAGAGCAACTGGAGGCGTGTCGGAAAGAGCTCGGTATTCCGGATTCCCGGTTTTCTACGAAACCCGCACCAGCCGAACAGTCTGCCGGTGTCGGCAAGTCGCTGAATGCGTCCGGCTCAAAGCGCGTCACCGTGCTGATCGTTGCCGGAACGGCGCTAGCTCTGGCGCTGGTGGCTCTGGCCGTACTGCTGCTGCGCTGA
- the arfB gene encoding alternative ribosome rescue aminoacyl-tRNA hydrolase ArfB, whose protein sequence is MIRIARGVVVDEREIEIRTMRSQGAGGQNVNKVETAVHLRFDIGASSLPDHIKERLMQLRDRRISKEGIIVIRAQRFRSQEKNRQDALDRFQELLKKVLVEPKARKATSPTRSATKKRLEEKSRRGELKASRKVIRDE, encoded by the coding sequence ATGATCCGGATCGCCCGAGGCGTCGTCGTTGATGAGCGTGAGATCGAAATCAGAACCATGCGATCGCAGGGGGCTGGCGGTCAGAACGTCAACAAGGTTGAAACCGCCGTTCATCTCCGGTTCGACATTGGTGCCTCATCGCTTCCCGATCACATCAAAGAGCGGCTCATGCAGCTTCGGGATCGACGAATTTCCAAAGAGGGCATAATCGTTATCAGGGCGCAACGGTTTCGTTCGCAGGAGAAAAATCGTCAGGATGCGCTTGACCGTTTTCAGGAGTTGTTGAAAAAGGTACTGGTCGAGCCAAAGGCGCGCAAGGCTACCAGCCCAACCAGAAGTGCTACGAAAAAGCGTCTTGAAGAGAAGTCAAGGAGAGGTGAACTCAAAGCGTCGAGAAAGGTGATTCGTGACGAGTGA
- a CDS encoding cysteine desulfurase family protein, with amino-acid sequence MKPSRPVYFDHNATTPLHPEVKKEMVAAMEMFGNPSSMHAFGREARANVEDARHRVAAFMGAEAEEIVFTGSGSEGNNTVLSLFACGTSQCFPGMKPKIVTSRIEHPCVLETSGCLAHRGVDVSYLDVDAYGKIDLGQLEEFLKSGGVGLVSVMMANNEIGTLQDIPAITKLAHQYGALMHTDAVQAFGKIPVDVNELGVDFLTISAHKIYGPKGIGALYVRKKTPYCPFIRGGHQEKGRRAGTENTLGIMGLAMAVDMRKAEMEAEAERLLGFREMLRKGISERIEDAQFNGHPTDSMPNTLNVSFPGAEGESILLYLDLAGIAVSTGSACASGSLDPSHVLLATGVDAERAHGSIRISMGRSTTVEEVEYMLDVLPGVIERIRNMSTAYI; translated from the coding sequence ATGAAGCCATCAAGACCTGTATATTTTGATCATAATGCCACCACGCCACTGCATCCTGAAGTAAAAAAAGAGATGGTGGCTGCGATGGAGATGTTCGGCAACCCGTCGAGCATGCACGCTTTCGGGCGTGAGGCGCGGGCCAACGTCGAGGATGCTCGTCACCGCGTGGCGGCGTTCATGGGCGCTGAGGCCGAGGAGATTGTGTTTACCGGCAGCGGCTCGGAGGGCAACAACACTGTCCTTTCGCTGTTCGCGTGTGGCACAAGCCAGTGCTTTCCGGGCATGAAGCCGAAGATCGTGACCAGCCGCATCGAGCATCCCTGTGTTCTGGAAACCTCCGGGTGCCTGGCACATCGCGGTGTCGATGTGAGTTATCTTGACGTTGACGCTTACGGCAAGATCGATCTCGGGCAGCTCGAAGAGTTCCTGAAATCGGGTGGCGTTGGTCTCGTTTCGGTGATGATGGCCAACAACGAGATCGGCACGCTGCAGGATATTCCGGCAATTACCAAACTCGCTCACCAGTACGGAGCGCTTATGCACACCGACGCCGTACAGGCGTTCGGCAAAATTCCGGTCGATGTGAACGAGCTCGGCGTCGATTTCCTGACCATTTCCGCGCACAAGATTTACGGGCCGAAGGGCATTGGCGCGCTGTACGTGCGCAAGAAAACCCCGTACTGCCCCTTCATCCGGGGCGGACATCAGGAGAAGGGGCGCCGCGCAGGTACCGAAAACACGCTCGGCATCATGGGCCTGGCGATGGCCGTGGATATGCGCAAGGCCGAGATGGAGGCCGAAGCCGAACGGCTGCTCGGGTTCCGCGAGATGCTGCGCAAGGGCATTTCGGAGCGCATCGAAGACGCACAGTTCAACGGCCATCCGACCGACTCGATGCCAAACACGCTCAACGTGTCGTTCCCCGGCGCGGAGGGCGAGTCCATATTACTTTATCTCGACCTTGCCGGTATCGCGGTCTCGACCGGGTCGGCCTGCGCGTCCGGCTCGCTCGATCCGTCGCACGTGCTGCTTGCCACGGGCGTCGATGCCGAGCGGGCGCACGGCTCCATCCGCATCAGCATGGGCCGTTCGACCACCGTCGAAGAGGTCGAATACATGCTTGACGTCCTGCCGGGCGTCATCGAACGAATCAGAAACATGTCAACAGCTTATATCTAA
- a CDS encoding UbiA family prenyltransferase, translating to MSVESRGFVDKVKAHLELLDPVTWISVFPCLAGGVMASGSMQPTVHDYLLLAALFLLYGPLGTGFSQSVNDYYDLELDRVNEPTRPIPSGRLSEKEAIWNWSIVLVIAVALSSWIGTSIGGERGMIFVGSLLAGLVIGYLYSAPPFKLKKNIFFSGPAVGFSYGFITYLSANALFSDIRPEVLWLAGLNFFMAIALIVMNDFKSQEGDAKGGMKSLTVMIGAKNTFLVAFIIIDLVFAVFAWLAWDWARSNPQITQFPILVYCVVVGLVLNIIVQIPIYRDPKSGITLVQHAVDDGFGNAIGKSEVQEHNAFLRFQVVNNILFLTNQMFAAALVGMKYM from the coding sequence ATGTCAGTCGAAAGCCGAGGATTTGTCGATAAAGTAAAAGCTCATCTCGAACTTCTCGATCCGGTCACCTGGATCAGCGTGTTTCCCTGCCTTGCCGGGGGAGTTATGGCTTCGGGATCCATGCAGCCGACCGTACATGACTACCTCCTGCTTGCTGCGCTCTTTCTCCTCTACGGTCCGCTGGGCACAGGCTTCAGCCAGTCGGTGAACGACTACTACGACCTCGAGCTCGACCGCGTCAACGAGCCGACCCGTCCGATTCCATCCGGAAGGCTTTCGGAAAAAGAGGCGATCTGGAACTGGAGCATCGTGCTTGTTATCGCGGTTGCGTTGAGCAGCTGGATTGGCACAAGTATCGGCGGCGAACGCGGAATGATTTTCGTGGGTTCGCTTCTGGCCGGTCTGGTGATTGGCTATCTCTATTCTGCGCCGCCTTTCAAGCTCAAGAAAAACATCTTCTTCTCCGGCCCTGCGGTCGGATTCTCCTATGGGTTCATCACTTATCTGTCGGCAAATGCGCTTTTTAGCGACATCCGCCCCGAGGTGCTGTGGCTGGCGGGACTTAACTTTTTTATGGCCATCGCACTCATCGTCATGAACGACTTCAAATCGCAGGAGGGTGACGCCAAGGGGGGAATGAAGTCCCTGACGGTCATGATTGGTGCGAAGAATACTTTCCTTGTGGCCTTCATCATCATCGACTTGGTCTTTGCCGTGTTTGCGTGGCTTGCCTGGGATTGGGCAAGAAGCAATCCGCAAATAACGCAATTCCCGATTCTGGTGTACTGTGTTGTTGTTGGCCTTGTGCTGAACATTATCGTCCAGATTCCGATCTACCGCGACCCCAAATCGGGCATCACTTTGGTACAGCATGCGGTCGACGACGGCTTCGGCAACGCCATCGGCAAGAGCGAGGTGCAGGAGCACAATGCGTTCCTGCGGTTCCAGGTGGTCAACAATATTCTGTTCCTGACCAACCAGATGTTTGCCGCCGCGCTGGTGGGAATGAAGTACATGTAA
- a CDS encoding UDP-2,3-diacylglucosamine diphosphatase — protein sequence MSGLYFVSDLHLGLQESHAEAEKLERLETLFSIIADNGGSLFLLGDILDYWMEFRHVIPKGFTRFFCMLSGLVRSGVPVTWLAGNHDFYLGSFFDDELGVRTLYGIHEVQHDGRTFLMAHGDGLGEGDTGYKLFARFVRNRFNLGLLTGFHSDLSTALMRWFSRLSRKHKKSDMRVESTRLIDFATSLAMERDFDYFVCGHNHAERIQSVHESDSTYVNLGSWIEGRYQYGVYEQGEFRLIKL from the coding sequence ATGTCCGGACTTTATTTCGTCAGCGATCTTCATCTCGGCCTGCAAGAGTCGCATGCCGAGGCGGAGAAGCTCGAACGACTCGAAACGCTTTTCTCCATCATCGCCGATAACGGTGGCTCGCTTTTCCTGCTTGGCGACATTCTCGACTACTGGATGGAGTTCCGCCATGTCATTCCCAAAGGGTTCACCCGTTTTTTCTGCATGCTTTCCGGGCTGGTGCGCAGCGGAGTGCCGGTGACCTGGCTTGCCGGGAATCATGACTTCTACCTCGGGAGCTTTTTTGACGATGAGCTGGGCGTGCGCACGCTGTACGGCATCCACGAGGTGCAGCACGACGGTCGTACTTTTCTTATGGCGCATGGCGACGGGCTGGGCGAGGGTGATACCGGCTACAAGCTGTTCGCGCGCTTTGTCCGGAACCGTTTCAATCTCGGCTTGCTGACCGGCTTCCATTCCGATCTTTCGACCGCCCTGATGCGGTGGTTTTCCCGTCTCAGCCGCAAGCATAAAAAGAGCGACATGCGCGTCGAATCGACACGATTGATCGATTTTGCCACTTCGTTGGCTATGGAGCGCGATTTTGATTATTTTGTGTGCGGTCATAACCATGCGGAGCGTATCCAGAGCGTCCACGAGTCGGATAGCACTTATGTCAATCTTGGCTCCTGGATCGAGGGGCGCTATCAGTACGGCGTTTATGAGCAGGGAGAGTTCCGGCTCATCAAGCTCTAA
- the miaB gene encoding tRNA (N6-isopentenyl adenosine(37)-C2)-methylthiotransferase MiaB, whose amino-acid sequence MSPTFFIHTFGCQMNMADTEIVTAILVEGGFAPAEDEGTADMVLLNTCAVRANAVDRAGNVLSHLKGMKRRRKGLVVGLLGCVPQYEREQLFGDFPFVDFIVGPDNYRDLCGIVRSVREGEQRRAFIDYDQQETYAGIDPIRANRVSTFLPVMRGCNNHCAFCVVPVTRGRERSVAFDRVIAEVAALEQAGYREVTLLGQNVNSWCDADKSLDFAGLLEGVSHAAPSMRIRFTTSHPKDISESLVRVIGERPNLCKHIHLPVQSGSSRMLDLMKRGHTREEYLDKIAMIRELVPGVAITTDLIAGFCTETEVDHRETLSLMEAVGYDTAFMFYYSVRPGTWAARNLPDDVPEAVKKARLQEIIDLQTAMSRELYQREIGKVVEVLAEAESKRSASQLMGRTSENRAVVFSREHFMPGDLVPVRITAATSATLSGEALVQPSNP is encoded by the coding sequence ATGTCACCAACCTTTTTCATCCACACTTTCGGTTGCCAGATGAACATGGCTGACACGGAGATCGTCACGGCGATTCTCGTCGAGGGCGGTTTTGCGCCGGCTGAGGATGAAGGCACGGCGGACATGGTGCTGCTCAACACCTGCGCCGTGCGGGCCAACGCGGTGGATCGCGCAGGGAACGTGCTCAGCCATCTCAAGGGGATGAAGCGGCGGCGGAAGGGTCTCGTCGTCGGCCTTCTCGGCTGCGTGCCGCAGTACGAGCGCGAGCAGCTTTTCGGTGACTTTCCGTTCGTGGATTTCATTGTCGGCCCCGACAACTACCGCGACCTGTGCGGCATCGTCCGCAGCGTGCGTGAGGGGGAGCAGCGCCGAGCGTTCATCGACTACGACCAGCAGGAGACCTACGCGGGCATCGATCCGATTCGCGCCAACCGCGTCAGCACCTTTCTGCCGGTCATGCGCGGCTGCAACAATCACTGCGCCTTCTGTGTGGTGCCGGTGACGCGCGGGCGCGAGCGCAGCGTAGCGTTCGACCGGGTCATCGCCGAGGTTGCTGCTCTGGAACAAGCGGGCTACCGCGAAGTGACGCTGCTCGGCCAGAACGTCAACTCGTGGTGCGATGCCGACAAGTCGCTCGACTTTGCCGGGCTGCTCGAAGGGGTGAGCCACGCTGCGCCGTCGATGCGCATCCGCTTCACCACCTCGCACCCCAAGGACATCTCCGAATCGCTCGTGCGGGTGATCGGCGAGCGGCCGAACCTCTGCAAGCACATCCATCTTCCCGTGCAGTCCGGCTCGTCGCGGATGCTCGATCTGATGAAGCGCGGTCACACCCGCGAGGAGTATCTCGACAAAATCGCCATGATCCGAGAGCTTGTGCCTGGCGTGGCCATCACCACCGACCTGATCGCCGGATTCTGCACCGAGACAGAGGTGGATCACCGCGAGACTCTTTCGCTGATGGAGGCGGTCGGCTACGATACGGCGTTCATGTTCTACTACTCGGTGCGTCCGGGCACCTGGGCGGCGCGGAATCTCCCCGACGATGTGCCTGAAGCGGTCAAGAAGGCGCGGCTTCAGGAGATCATTGATTTGCAGACCGCGATGTCTCGTGAGCTTTACCAGCGGGAGATCGGCAAGGTGGTCGAGGTGCTTGCCGAAGCCGAAAGCAAGCGCTCCGCATCGCAACTCATGGGGCGCACCAGCGAAAACCGGGCCGTGGTGTTCAGCCGGGAGCATTTCATGCCGGGTGATCTGGTGCCAGTCAGAATTACTGCGGCTACATCGGCCACGCTCTCCGGTGAGGCTCTTGTCCAACCTTCCAATCCCTAA
- a CDS encoding iron-sulfur cluster assembly scaffold protein — protein sequence MLQSGEWAYTEKLKEHFESPKNILQGNDTSEFDGVGMEGNLQCGDQMMVVIKVDKETEKINDCQWKTYGCASAIASTSVLSEMVKGMTLEEAFAVSPKDVTKELGGLPENKIHCSVLGDKALRAAINDYYTRNGMEDRVKKEQAKTICQCMSITDHDIEEAVLEGARSYYELQEHTKLGTVCGQCKDEAEAEMQKFIHLHFGA from the coding sequence ATGCTGCAATCAGGTGAATGGGCATATACGGAAAAGCTCAAGGAGCATTTCGAAAGTCCGAAAAATATTCTTCAGGGTAACGACACCAGTGAGTTCGACGGTGTCGGCATGGAGGGCAACCTCCAGTGTGGTGACCAGATGATGGTGGTCATCAAGGTGGACAAGGAGACCGAAAAGATCAACGACTGCCAGTGGAAAACCTACGGCTGTGCCAGCGCCATCGCCAGCACCTCCGTGCTGTCCGAAATGGTCAAGGGCATGACCCTCGAAGAGGCGTTCGCCGTGTCGCCGAAGGATGTGACCAAGGAGCTCGGTGGTCTGCCGGAGAACAAGATCCACTGCTCGGTGCTTGGCGACAAGGCGTTGCGTGCGGCGATCAACGACTACTATACGCGCAATGGCATGGAGGATCGCGTTAAAAAGGAGCAGGCCAAGACCATCTGCCAGTGCATGAGCATCACCGACCACGACATCGAAGAGGCGGTGCTCGAAGGCGCTCGCAGCTACTACGAGCTTCAGGAGCACACCAAGCTCGGCACCGTGTGCGGGCAGTGCAAGGATGAGGCCGAAGCCGAAATGCAGAAATTCATCCACCTGCACTTCGGAGCCTGA
- a CDS encoding diacylglycerol/polyprenol kinase family protein, protein MAIIATTFFSLPVVWHNALAALLTLVYVFSVPPLMDWLVTNHGLSRDISRKITHICAGSVIVFLPLFQDGGWSQYLNISVFAIWTVLLVQKGLFAADDDQAVKTMTRTGDKRELLKGTLYFVVVAMICGTLFYKQTAGVLAMAMLGWGDGLAPIVGTKLGKMQYRILSNKTVEGSIAFFAGAFLAGLFFIQLIVPEAYNPGKIALIALAATVVEGASPKEVDNILIPVTVIALSLALFS, encoded by the coding sequence ATGGCAATCATAGCAACAACGTTTTTCTCCCTGCCGGTGGTCTGGCATAACGCGCTTGCCGCGTTGCTCACGCTCGTCTATGTGTTCAGCGTGCCGCCGCTGATGGACTGGCTGGTCACCAATCACGGCCTGTCGCGCGACATCAGTCGCAAGATCACCCATATCTGCGCCGGTTCGGTTATCGTGTTTCTGCCGTTGTTTCAGGACGGCGGCTGGTCGCAGTATCTGAACATATCTGTTTTTGCCATCTGGACGGTGCTGCTGGTGCAGAAGGGGCTGTTCGCTGCCGATGACGACCAGGCGGTCAAAACCATGACCCGCACTGGCGACAAGCGCGAGCTGCTCAAGGGGACGCTCTATTTCGTGGTCGTGGCCATGATCTGCGGCACGCTGTTCTACAAGCAGACTGCCGGGGTACTTGCAATGGCGATGCTCGGCTGGGGCGATGGACTTGCGCCCATCGTGGGCACGAAGCTCGGTAAAATGCAGTATCGCATTTTAAGCAACAAGACTGTCGAGGGTAGCATTGCGTTTTTTGCCGGGGCTTTTCTTGCTGGCCTGTTCTTCATCCAGCTCATCGTGCCGGAAGCGTACAACCCCGGCAAGATCGCTCTGATCGCGCTTGCCGCAACGGTTGTGGAGGGGGCAAGCCCGAAAGAGGTGGACAACATCCTCATCCCTGTAACGGTGATTGCGCTCTCCCTGGCGCTTTTCTCCTGA
- a CDS encoding HAD family hydrolase has protein sequence MGIILLDIGNVLVNVDFMPFCQTVCRDPVSGVAQLMARYCQGELKERHDCGRIASFDFLDMIVDDPLTLDLPLHQLRLAWQDIFTPVPGSEEAVAHLRRHHELWIMSDTDPLHFAFLLDRFPLLRSMDRYLLSYEHGYLKRSPDAFRYVLDMSGRDPAEFLLIDDRKLNIDFSTSVGIESILFRSWDGTLASPSLAAFGISSSSARGQR, from the coding sequence ATGGGCATCATTCTTCTCGACATTGGCAATGTGCTGGTCAATGTGGATTTCATGCCGTTCTGCCAGACGGTCTGTCGTGACCCGGTGTCCGGAGTCGCGCAGCTCATGGCGCGCTACTGTCAGGGCGAACTGAAAGAGCGTCACGATTGTGGACGGATTGCATCGTTCGATTTTCTCGACATGATTGTCGATGATCCGCTGACGCTCGACCTGCCGCTTCACCAGCTCCGGCTTGCCTGGCAGGATATCTTCACCCCTGTGCCCGGTAGTGAAGAGGCGGTGGCGCATCTGCGGCGACATCATGAGCTCTGGATCATGAGTGATACCGATCCGCTCCATTTCGCCTTTCTGCTCGACCGGTTTCCGCTGTTACGAAGCATGGATCGATACCTGCTTTCTTACGAGCATGGCTATCTCAAACGTTCTCCCGATGCGTTTCGATACGTGCTCGATATGAGCGGTCGTGATCCCGCTGAATTTCTGTTGATCGATGATCGGAAGCTCAATATCGATTTCTCTACCTCGGTGGGCATCGAAAGTATTCTGTTCCGGAGTTGGGATGGCACGCTTGCCTCTCCAAGTCTTGCCGCCTTCGGTATTTCCTCATCAAGCGCAAGGGGGCAACGATGA
- a CDS encoding WD40 repeat domain-containing protein — protein sequence MGFLSKIFGKKEEELKRPTVREDVNLIKTMEGHLDRVLGVKFSPDGKKLVSGGFDELVMLWDVEAGTSIHTMKGHETWVECIDYSRDGKLLASGSTDSTARIWDASTGECKYVCKGHDTAVRMVAFSPDSKTLATCSRDTTIRLWDTESGKETAKLLGHKSYIECVAWSHDGKKLVSCGEEPVVRIWDVESGKNVASFQTQDTLSHSVCFSPDDSLIAFCGRDAKVKILDAASGKIIHTLEGHEDGVRSVCFSPDGSEAASAANDESVRLWDVKAGKELHCYRGHTLEVQSVDISPDGRMIASGSDDRKIKLWGIR from the coding sequence ATGGGGTTCCTGTCTAAAATTTTCGGCAAAAAGGAAGAAGAGCTCAAACGTCCGACGGTCAGGGAGGATGTCAATCTCATCAAGACCATGGAGGGGCATCTCGACCGCGTGCTCGGCGTCAAATTCAGTCCTGATGGCAAAAAGCTGGTGAGCGGCGGTTTCGATGAACTGGTGATGCTCTGGGATGTTGAGGCGGGTACGTCGATCCATACCATGAAAGGGCATGAAACCTGGGTTGAGTGTATCGATTACAGCCGTGACGGTAAGTTGCTCGCCAGCGGCAGCACCGATAGCACCGCCCGGATCTGGGATGCTTCGACTGGCGAGTGCAAGTATGTCTGCAAAGGCCACGATACCGCCGTTCGCATGGTTGCGTTCAGCCCCGACAGCAAAACCCTCGCTACCTGCTCACGCGACACGACCATTCGTCTCTGGGACACGGAGAGCGGCAAGGAGACCGCAAAGCTGCTCGGTCATAAATCGTACATCGAATGCGTCGCTTGGAGCCATGATGGCAAGAAGCTGGTCTCCTGCGGTGAGGAACCTGTGGTTCGTATCTGGGACGTCGAGAGCGGCAAGAATGTCGCCAGCTTCCAGACCCAGGATACTCTTTCCCACTCGGTCTGCTTCAGCCCTGATGACTCGTTGATCGCTTTCTGCGGTCGTGACGCCAAGGTCAAGATTCTGGATGCCGCCAGCGGCAAGATCATCCACACGCTCGAAGGTCATGAAGATGGTGTGCGCAGCGTCTGCTTCAGCCCTGATGGCTCCGAGGCGGCTAGCGCGGCCAACGACGAGTCGGTCAGGTTGTGGGACGTCAAGGCAGGCAAAGAGCTGCACTGCTACCGTGGCCACACGCTCGAAGTGCAGTCGGTGGATATTTCGCCAGACGGCCGCATGATCGCCAGCGGCAGTGACGACCGCAAGATCAAGCTCTGGGGCATCAGGTAA
- the hisG gene encoding ATP phosphoribosyltransferase — MSNSNNVLKLGLPKGSLQDSTLELFANAGFHFSVQSRSYFPSIDDDELEAILIRAQEMARYVSQGAFDAGLTGKDWIIETDADVVEVADLVYSKASMRPVRWVLAVPESSPIQSVRDLEGKHIATEVVNITKKYLARNGVNASVEFSWGATEVKPPELADAIVEVTETGSSLRANKLRIVETILESNTKLIANKASWENPWKREKIENMAMLLQGAINAQGKVGLKMNAPKAGLNKLIESIPALRQPTISDLADNAWVAIEVIVDEKVVRHLIPDLKRAGAEGIFEYDINKLID; from the coding sequence ATGAGCAACAGCAACAACGTTCTTAAGCTGGGCCTGCCCAAAGGCAGTCTCCAGGACTCAACTCTCGAACTTTTCGCCAACGCCGGGTTTCATTTTTCCGTCCAGAGCCGTTCGTACTTTCCGTCCATCGACGACGATGAGCTGGAAGCGATTCTGATCCGTGCCCAGGAGATGGCCCGCTACGTTTCGCAGGGTGCATTTGATGCCGGCTTGACTGGCAAGGACTGGATCATCGAAACCGATGCCGATGTGGTCGAAGTGGCCGATCTGGTCTATTCCAAAGCTTCCATGCGCCCGGTACGCTGGGTACTTGCCGTGCCTGAAAGCTCACCGATCCAGTCAGTCAGGGATCTCGAAGGCAAGCACATCGCCACTGAAGTGGTGAACATCACCAAAAAATATCTGGCCAGGAATGGCGTGAACGCATCGGTCGAGTTCAGCTGGGGCGCGACTGAGGTTAAGCCGCCGGAGCTGGCCGACGCGATTGTCGAGGTGACCGAGACCGGCTCTTCGCTGCGCGCCAACAAGCTTCGTATCGTCGAGACGATTCTCGAATCCAACACCAAGCTCATCGCCAACAAGGCTTCGTGGGAAAACCCGTGGAAGCGCGAGAAGATCGAAAATATGGCCATGCTGCTTCAGGGTGCGATCAACGCCCAGGGCAAGGTCGGCCTCAAGATGAACGCACCGAAAGCCGGGCTCAACAAGCTTATCGAGAGCATTCCGGCTCTGCGTCAGCCGACTATTTCCGATCTGGCTGACAACGCATGGGTTGCGATCGAAGTGATCGTTGACGAGAAAGTCGTGCGCCACCTGATTCCCGATCTCAAGCGTGCTGGCGCCGAGGGTATTTTCGAGTACGACATCAACAAACTGATCGATTGA